In the Streptomyces sp. NBC_00193 genome, CACCACGTCCGGCCGGTACGTGCGCGCCAGCGGCACCGCCTCGGCCCCGTCGGCGGCTTCCGCGACCACCTCGATGTCGGGCGCGCTCGCGAGCAGGGTCACCAGTCCCGACCGTATGAGGCTCTGGTCGTCGACCACCATCACGCGGATCGTCATGTGACCCACCTCTCCAGAATCCCCTGAATGCCCATCTTATTGCGGACATTACCGCCATATAGGGACTTAAGTCCGCCCAACCCTCCCTCCCCAGTCCCCTTTTGCTGCCCGTCCTGTCCTCTTTCGGCGACTTCGGCGACCCCCCGTCCTCCCGGACGGTGGTTACCGAGGCAGAACGCACCACCGCTTCACCCGGTGCACCGGCCTCCGCAATGTCCCCGAAGTCAGGAACTCCGCATGTCTTTCCCGTCTGCTCGTACCCTCGCCGGTCTCGTTGTCGCCGGTATCGCCGCACCCGCCGCCGTGGGTCTCGTGGCACAGCCCGCGTCCGCCGCGTCGGTCGGCACGTGGGACAAGGTCGCCCAGTGCGAGTCCACCAACGACTGGAGCATCGACACTGGCAACGGCTACTACGGCGGCCTGCAGTTCTCCTCCAGCACGTGGGCGGAGTTCGGCGGCCGGCAGTACGCCCCCCAGGCCGACCAGGCCACCAAGGCGCAGCAGATCGCCATCGCCGAGAAGGTCCTGGCGACCCAGGGCCCCGGCGCCTGGCCCTCCTGCGGCAAGCTCGCCGGCCTCCAGCGCGGCGGCCCGGCCCCCGAGGCCCCGGCGGCCGCCAACAGGGGTACGGGCACCTCGACCGCGAACAAGAACGCCGAGGCCCCGGCAGCCCCTGCGGCCCCGAAGCGCGCCCAGGGCGCCAACAGCTACACCGTCGTCAGCGGCGACACCCTCGGCACCATCGGTTCCGAACTGGGCGTCAGCTGGCAGACCCTCTACTCCGAGAACCGCTCCGTGATCGGGTCCAACCCGGACATGATCCTCCCGGGCCAGCGCCTCGCGTACGGCTCCGGCGGCTCCTCCGACTCCGGCAGCAGCACCCCGGCCGCGCCGAAGTCCTCCAGCTCGTCCGGCTCCTCGAAGTCCTCCGGCTCCTCGAAGTCCTCCGGCACCTCGAAGTCCTCCGGCTCCTCCGAGTCCTCCGAGTCTTCGGCCAGTCGCTCCAGCAGCAGCGCCGAGGGCGTCCTGCCCGTCTCGGGCGGCAGCATCTCCGCCCGTTACCACCAGGCGGGCGGCTGGGCGGCCGGGTACCACACCGGCATCGACTTCGCGGTGTCCACCGGCACCCCGGTCCGGGCCGCGGCCGCGGGCACCGTCGTCTCCTCCGGCTGGCAGGGCGCGTACGGCAACGCCGTGGTCATCAAGCACGACGACGGCCGCTACACCCTCTCCGCCCACCTGTCCTCGGCGACCGCCTCCGAAGGTGAGCGCGTCTCCGCCGGCGAGCAGATCGGCCGCTCCGGCAACACCGGCAACTCCACCGGCCCGCACCTCCACTTCGAGGTGCGCTCCAGCAACAGCTACGGCGCCGACATCAACCCGGTCACCTGGCTGAACGGCCTCGGCGTCTCCCTGTAACGGACGGCCGAGCCACCCAGAACACGTCCCCCCGGGATGCCCCTTC is a window encoding:
- a CDS encoding peptidoglycan DD-metalloendopeptidase family protein gives rise to the protein MSFPSARTLAGLVVAGIAAPAAVGLVAQPASAASVGTWDKVAQCESTNDWSIDTGNGYYGGLQFSSSTWAEFGGRQYAPQADQATKAQQIAIAEKVLATQGPGAWPSCGKLAGLQRGGPAPEAPAAANRGTGTSTANKNAEAPAAPAAPKRAQGANSYTVVSGDTLGTIGSELGVSWQTLYSENRSVIGSNPDMILPGQRLAYGSGGSSDSGSSTPAAPKSSSSSGSSKSSGSSKSSGTSKSSGSSESSESSASRSSSSAEGVLPVSGGSISARYHQAGGWAAGYHTGIDFAVSTGTPVRAAAAGTVVSSGWQGAYGNAVVIKHDDGRYTLSAHLSSATASEGERVSAGEQIGRSGNTGNSTGPHLHFEVRSSNSYGADINPVTWLNGLGVSL